Genomic DNA from Manihot esculenta cultivar AM560-2 chromosome 15, M.esculenta_v8, whole genome shotgun sequence:
agaaaaggatgtATTCAACAAAAACTCAATAAAAAAAGCCTAAACTACGAAGAAAAAACTTAGGCGATGAAACCAGCACATTGCAGATCGCCCATTATCCATAGGAAGTTAGAAACACAAGTTGCATATAAGGAGATGAGGTATGGCGAATCACAACAGaattcaatataaattaatgaGTATTGCATGGAATTGACTATTAATTCAGAGGCATGTCCTCTATGTTTCTTTAGTTGTATTATGGGTTCAGGGATGGTGCATTTCTCTAAGTTTGTTATGAAGTCTATGCAGATACGTTTCCATCAGTGTAATGTTTTTCTTGCGTTGTCTGGCACCGCAGGAAGATTTTCTTGGTTCCTGTCATTTTTTTTGCCCTTTGCTCGTCTTCTCAGAGGTTTTTGGTTCTAGCTGGTAACGGCTCgatcattttttctttttcttaagaATTGCTTATCTTGTTAGGAGTTAGAGAGTGGCGGCGGTATCATCTCCCTAGCGAGCATGACGATGCGACACTGCTTTGTTTTCTTGATCTGAGTTTCTCTCTCGGATTAGTTCAACCCGACATCAGTGTGGACTTAGGGTTATTGTTTATAGACCTTGTTTTAGGTTTTCTATACTGTACTCTTATCTTTTATCAATGaagttattttatatttgattaaaaaaaaattctaatgtatttttttcatgtttttaaccGGTGTTtcgactttttaaaaaatttattaattaattcttttattttaaaaatattttaaatattttataatatttaaatataaaaattaataaataaattaaataataaattttttaaaatattaaaaacattttaatatattttttaaaatacaaaattaactagtaaatttttatCATAGAactgaataattaatttttatttattattaacttatatattttaaaataatattctcATTTCTATTTCTAAAAGTACTTTTTACTTTTGCCTGTCATACcactatataaatatttatatgtataatatattaatattataatgttACTTGAGTTTCCAGAGATGATAAAAGTAGCCTACTAAAGTCATTAGttctgaaattttgaaaaatgaaaacaaataatatatatagcaTTACTGGCTACCCTATCTTTATGAAATTCGcacttaattaattatatataataaaatttgtttttatttcgattttaattctaattaatttgcattattcaaataattttatacAATTATTCTTATGATACAATCAcacttaaattattaaaaattagttattaattaatatgcATTATATCATATAGCAcatttttaactatttttaattataaagtaCATAAgtaattaagtatgaaaatatTAGTATAAGTATATTATATACTATGCATTTTagctattttaattatataattttaattataaaatacatatataaaaaaataaacatacaaGAATAAAAAATACTCAAAACTACATTAGGGCATGATATGTTTATGAGGGGTTTAATATGGGTAACTCATTCTAAAAATTAGTTCAAAAGAATAGAGTGTCTAAAActctcataaaaaatattatctctATTCTATACAGACGGGATTCAACAAccatcaaataaaataataattattaattttcacataatttttcattggataaaaaaaatctatatacATATAACATATACTGTTATAGgccatttttatttaaaattaatttattataaatttaagttattgataatatataaaaaatgagTACCGTTGAAATTGTAATATCGTGTACACGTGATTTAAAAGAGAAACGAGTTAACCTTTTCACTATGTTTAACTGGGCAGCACAAAACCCGACTTATAAGAGACCATATATTAGGCTATTAATATTCTTTAACCTCTCCAATATTCAGATGAAGTATGACGACCTCTTCAATGTTTGTATCAcacgttaaaaataaatatgaagaCTACCAACCTCAATAAAGGTTGTACAGACCGAACACGACTTGATGAAATTAGAGTAAGATAATCGATCTCCATATAATAGTCGACCCCTCTAACGCTCTCCGAAATATTAAATACACATGCGGAAAAATTATCCAGCTGCCTAACATATCTGTCAAAGAATATGGACATACTAGTTATGCATTGACTAGTCAACTGTCAGCAGCTTAACATACCTGCTACAACACGATATCATCCGATCTGATGGGATGTAAGACAAAAAATCATAGGTATAAATATCATTGAACCAACCTCAACGAAAAGGAGGGCCTTGGCAGCTCTTTCTGAGAAACTAGCTCTCCAAAAGTAAATCTCGCTGATTCACACACTAATGGAAAAATCTCACTCTCTTTTATACACTCACAAGAGTTCCGATGGATACAAACTTACTAGAAATTCCACCTTAATTCCTTattatctattttctttttatgttaCTAAATATTAGATAATCTCGATCTAACTTAAACGTTGAAGGATTTCCGTCGGGAGTATTTCCGATGAATTCTTGTCTTTTCATTTTACAAGAGCCCTtccttaaaataaataaaaaaaaaagagggacTAATCCGAATCAACAATCAGTTTGTTAGATCGAGTAGTTGTCAAATGTGTACATTTAAACATCATGTTCGTTAAATCTCGCTTCATCGGTCACAATAGACcagtttcatttaatttttatatgaaaagatCCCCTATCATCTGTATATTAAATCtataattaatcaaatttagataagtttttttttcccATTGCACACACAATATGTTCTACTCCGTTGGATGTTCTTCCGGCCAAATTCTCCCACTGTCTTTCCGTGCTTGTTTCTTGCTATATGATGTTGGAATCAATTATTGGCAATTTGGACCCACCAAAAACGTGGCTCTATATTTTTCTAGAGCCttccttttttactttatttgggAAGGACTGGACTCCCACGCTAAATGCTAAATAATGTAATTATAATCACCACAAAATATGTTCAACGTTCACGTAATCACTTCTCTCAATTTAGAATGTTCGAGTCTCATTTCAATGCATGCGGCTCATTTTACTGatggattttcattttaatttttactcacataatatttttatttttttaatcaaattaaaacaaAGGAACAGTTAATTCACTATTACAATCatttaagagagagagagagacaataAATTGACCCACTTTGGCCTTTTTCTACTTTCTTGTAGTTAGAGATAAGTTCCGAAGCCTCAAAGCTAACCTTTTACTTTCCCCTACTTCATCGAGATTCTCTTGCAGAGTGGAGCTTTTTGTCATTGCTTTTTGGTTAGAACTGAGAAGGACAAGGatacagaaaagaaaagaaaataatagaaggaaaagaagaaaggtgggtaatgtaaaggtaattttaattatttgttttagaAATGGACgacaatgaaataaataaaaaaatgaattaacatataattttataataattcaattttaaattatattcttcaaaaataatatacaaaAGAGAGGGAAAATGTTTATTCTTCTATGAAGTATAATAATTGGAAGAATACACTAGAGAATTAattaacaatattattattattaaaaatgctAAAAACTGGTCATATTTTTTGAGACATTTGCTATTTGTAAAGGAAATAAGGATTAATTAATGCCACAATTATTCATATATTGTAATAATCAGTGTGATATGTATATCCACGTGGCTAGTTCACATGGAGAAATATTTGACCTATTTCTAGCACAACCAAACTTAAAAGATAGGATAAAGAAGGAGAGGCCAACTACCTACACACAAAATGAATATTCAGCATATTGAAATGGACAAGCACTTGCAGATTCACACAAAACAAGATCAACATTATCACCAAAGTCTTCTAGCCAAGAAAATTTTCAGACCAAGAATCATGGCAACCAAGTTGTTGGAGCTCACAGAAGCCACAGGAAAGACAGACATGCCTTCTCTTCTCCACCGCCACCACCAATAGTGCCTTGTTTGGtaccaaaaaaaagaaaaaattgattttttttttgaggtCCTTCTGAATATGCTTACTTTTTGAATTATGGTTTGGCATTATGAGGACGACAATTCTTTCTCATAATCCATCCGCCGACCCATGCCAAGAACTTATGGTTCGAAAAGCACTTGCTTTTTTGTGTAATAGGACAGGACCATCACTTTTTCTGAAAGAATGTGGTTGCCTTTTAGTTTCTTGCATGGATTCTTCTTCTCTGAACAACTTCTCTCCAACAATCTCCTTCCTTGGAtgcatataataatttaaagttcCTCCCCATTACCCAGCATCTGtttttcacttttttatttGAGATTACAATGGTTCAATATTTTTGCTCCAATGAAGATGaatagataaatatatatatatatatatatatatatatatgaaataaagtacaatatatataattcatCATATTTCTTGTTTAACAAAGAATGGCAATTGTAgataatatcaaaaaatattgatatataaattatatcatGTAAATTGAAATTCagattttgaaatgaaaaatccATAAGAttacaatatatatttttttactctcttttaagaaaatattaattaataattatattttaattattaaatcaatatttttctgcatttgtaaattataatatcaacaacgataatattatgatattattttaatacaaattaaatgatatattttaaaataaaaatgagtataactataaaaaaattttcgtgCTTTTTcatagagcataatttaaatattcttcctCATTGCTTATATAGCTAGTCTCTCCTTCGTGATAAGTGTGGCAATTCTTATTTTGAAGCTATTTCAATGATCTTTGTgcgtattattttaaattttttttttcacttttgaaaaaaaaaaacaaagtaaaaatgtgttttatggttgtGGAAATCAACCCAATTAATTACCGCAATAAATTATGGacttatttaattcaaaatactcTATTCAAATATATTCATTGAAAAATACATTTCtaataaattaatcaattaactgaaaatataatataaatatatttggtATATAAACTAACTCTCAAAAAGTAATTAAgattgttttaaaattataaataataatattaacaatataatttaagtgtaacaaattaaaagatatatttctaaactttattaaatttaaataaaaagtgcAATTTACCAAATTGCacagaattaaatttaataatacaaatcaaataaaaaaaactttttcgcatttactaaaaaatttttattttcttagtcTACTTAAGTCAGACTAAATATAATGACTACCGGTAGACATAAGAATATACGCTTGCCATAATTTTGCAAAATTTTAATGAATCAATGAGCTCtgtaactattttattaactatttaattgttaattattttaataattattatttaaatattaaaaaaatatttttttataatttattctctcAATATTTAGAAACAAATATACTCTCTCGTTTATGGATccatttttagaaaaatattattcaaatgTTTAGAATTACATTTCAGAATTTTCCCAATTGAATTTGTGCGTTCCAATGGGGAATGGAAGGGGGGTCACCAATTTTGCTCCTGTATATATAATGTTAGTGTCGCTCATAAGCATCAGGTGGGCGTGCCGGAGTGGTTATCGGGCATGACTAGAAATCATGTGGGCTCTGCCCGCGCATGTTCGAATCCTGCCGCTCACGTGTTCTTTTTATTGAATGTCCTTTCTCTGCCCGTTTGTGATTGGCGATGAACTTTTTATTTCCCTCCCCCGTTTTATTTCAGCCTACAGCTACAGGCCATTAATTGGGATTTATGGATTTGTAATTCACTTGCTTTTTGTACAGTGAACAGGCaaaaaaaattcatgaaaatGTTTTACGGAGCAAATACAAGGGGGCTATACAACAATTCAAAAGtctaaataaaaacaaaacaaaacaaaacactcgatctaaatcaaatcaatctaattaaaatttaatacctAAATTCAGACAAATTAAATcaagcaaataaatatataaaaaaaataaaaaatagtgatcaaataaatataaaacaaaCATACAAcaagtaaagaaaaaaatatttgacaCAGTAAAAAAATCCATTGACAACAATGAATAGAGATAAAAAATGCCATAAAATTCAACTAAATATGACTAAATATGATTAATAGGAgtattcataaaatatatttatgcgATTCTGAGATGTTGACATCACTTTAATAGAATCCTTTCTTAGATATTAAAACTGAAAACCTTCAAATCATATTCAACAAACAACTCACTTAACAACTTATTTAGATGTTTATAAAAAACTTGAAACACACAAACCAAAAAACCACAACAATcacaaaaacaatataaatcaTACACTACTTAAACGagtgagaaaaaaaagaaatatgagacgcaagaaaatgaaaaaaccaAAAAGACTCACCTCTCCATCTAAAGTGTCGCGGTTTGCAAGTGTTGATCACATAATCATTCCAAAATACTGTGAAATTGTGTGATACTCAGTTCAGTTTATCAAACTAAATCAGTCTTACTTATGGTTAATACAAATTATTATTCAAGAGCAATTTCTAAATAGAAGCTACCgtactaaaaaatatataaaaaaaaaagtgttttgTATTATTTACAAAGAAATCATTTACACCATAATGCTTTAAAAAAGTATCAGCTAGCTTATAAGTCTTCTATCCTCTCTTTGACTTGGTTACAAATGATTTACATTTGTAATATtcgcttaaattaattataaaaaatttttacttATAAAATCAATCACAATTACAAAATTGAGAGTTAAATTAGAAAGATAAAGTCATAAAAATCAGTTTAAGGAATAATAAATAAAGCCTATAAAATCAGAcagaaatatatttatatatgtaaattGATAGAAACATGATTTAATAATAACCAAGTcggattttgattaaaattttgataatttaaagTCACatgaagaattaaaatataattaattgggTCAGGGGCCTTTCTGACCCAACTATGCTTTAGGGCCCATACAGTTTTCTTAGTAAAACCCTAGCTAAAACCCTAGGACCTAGAACATTCTATTCCTCTCCAGATCAACTACATCCTGCTGTACTGGTCTCCCTTCCACTTCATTTCTCCCAATTTAAAAGATAGATCGATCCAGCTTAATCTTTTAGCATAGAGCAATTACTACTGAGATGGCAAAGCGATTGATTCCAACGCTTAATCGCGTTCTTGTGGAGAAGATCGTCCCTCCTTCCAAAACAAACGCCGGTATCCTCCTACCCGAGTCGTCCACCAAGGTATTTGCTGTGCTTCttgctcttctttttttttttccttaaattttTCTTGATTTCTGTGTTTCGTTTATGTAGACTGATTCCTGAGTGATTGTTGTGATCTTGCTGTTTCATAATAGCTGAATTCGGGCAAGGTGATATCTGTTGGTCCTGGATTGAGGAGCAATGAAGGGAAAACTATCCCACCATCTGTAAAAGAAGGGGACACTGTGCTTTTGCCGGAATATGGGGGTACCCAAGTCAAGCTTGCTGACAAAGAGTACGATAGATTTTCACTTGACTCTGTTTTGCAGATTTCATTTGTTTATTTTCAtgctatttatttattatatatttggtGGGTATTGTACAGGTTTTACTTATACAGGGATGAAGACATCTTGGGCACTCTACACGAGTAATTGATTGTTTGGTTTCTGTATTGGAAGCTTAATTTAGGCCTTGGATCTCATTGATGTAACTTGTAAACATTGAAGCTTCTTAATTGAGATGAGTTAATCTAGTTTGGAATATGAGAATGGCTCTTTGTTGCATTTGCATTTTTATGGTCTTTTACCAGTATGGATTGAAATGTAGAATTGATCTAAACGGTTTCACTAGAGTTATCTATGACTAGAGGCAATTAAAATTTTGTTGATTGCTGATGAGTAGAGTAACCACTGGGATTTTAGTTAATAGTTCTGACTCTGGTTTTGACACTTTTAGATGCCACAAGTCCTCCATGTTTATTGCAATCAAAGATGTGCATTAATCCTTCCAATGATCTGACCTTTGTTCTTAGAGGTTTCCTTTTGGGAATTGatgcttgatttttttttcttttttttttttttttttttggaattgcAAATACAATTGCATTAAACCTGATTGAGCACaggtacataaacataattccTAATAGAAAGGCCCTTAAATAGGATTTTCCCAAATAAGCCAGCCCATACAGAAGCTCAAACCAAGAAAACCTAGGACTAAGAAACACTTCGTAGCGTCGATGTTGCCACCTGCATTGCTGCCTCCTGCACCACCACTACTGCGGTGGTAACCATACACCTTCCTCCTGGAAGCTTGAAATGATTTGCCTTCTCCAAAGCCATGCAAGGTCGAAAATCTCAATATCGATTTCGGAAGAAAACAACAGGTAACttcagaagagaagaaaaaaaaatggaaatttGGTGCCAAAAAAAGGAGGCCCTTACACTTTGAAGCTTGGTCGAAACAAATAAAAAACACTCCTAGTTGAGAGAAAAAAGAAGCTGATTTCTGTGTAATTGATGGTGCTTGGTTAAAGATGGATGGTATAGAGTTGATTACAAGGTAGGAATAACTTTGGAGAAGGGCAATTGCTGAAACTTGATACCATGTAAAGATCATTTCTTTCGTGAATACGTTTGCCGATTCCGTCAAATACGAATATATCTCATAACCTTTcgcaatattattaattattttaacagTGATATATATGTTATATATGTAAGTTCGATAGCTCCGATAATAAAATGTGGAAATTGGAATACGTTTTGCGTTTTTTGATATTGATGAAAAATAAGTGGACTCATTCCACAGTGCTTGTgggtaaaattataaattggTCTTCAAtatatgtattgtaaaatgtaaTAATATGTCATAATTCATACCTTAccaattataatttaatgaaattaacaCATTTGTGTTTGCTTTTCTTGATATCttggtttaaaaaattaagattttgaGTTATTAAATGGGATAAAaggtgatgaccgctggatttccatACCCCCAATTCTGGGCCTAGATTACGGCCACggcccatgaaaggaaggcccgcGCACCCTCTCTAGTAAAACAGGCCCGGATCATCAGCCCCCTGAGGccggactccaccagattcttcctcatcgagatcggtccagcccgtataacctccccacggatCCCTTCTCTTTCTGGGTTCAGCGTCCAGCCCAATTCTCGGCCCAACCCAGAATTCGGAACGAGACACGTTGTACAGCTAGGTAGATCCGCTCGAGTGtacgcacgggggagaatcagaggctgtTACGTATGGAGCAGACGCCTGATATCATAGTACTcccatatctgtatggcagagacacgTGGTCCAATCATGGGACAGCCGTTATACGTCACTGGCAAGTAtgaagaaaaggataaaagggatacccctctagagagataggccaaatttttttttcaatacacaaaacccttgtaaaaccctattccattggatctcaaatcatcaattggcgccgtctgtgggaaacgacggagatcttttcatcaccggagttttcactcttaacaaaacccactgagatccacgatggctaatcaccaggaaagtaaccttaacgtcccaaatgacctaagctctgcccaagaggggcaacaattctccttttctagtcctacgacATTAAACAACCAACCGCCTGTTCCCCTTAATCCCTCGCTaagtttggcagggaatactcccactgttaccctgtctaaccaggatcttcaaaacatggcttTCCAGGTACAAAATAccacccactggttggggcagataatgcaacagagaggCCTCAGCACTCCAGTAAACACACTCCCGGTTGTAGAGGAACCTCAGACCAATGACCCCCAACCTGCACCTGACCGTCTTCAAACCAGTAGCCGCGATATTGGAGAAAGAGGGAGAAGAGCCGGGggagaggaagaaccggaggcccgaatccatgcgaggagggcgagagagaggatagaaaatgaggaggtggaTAACTATTCAGCCGAAACAACGGGGTGGACGGGAACTGAAGTAGAGGAGGAGGAATACCACCTGGAGAGAAAACCCAGCCTGGAAGACGAGAAGAtggaccaaaagttgaagagattgagagaacagctcttagccgagctaggtaagaaagaccaaagccaaacctctttgcctacttcttcccctttctcaaaGTGGGTGCAACAAGAGACtatccctaagaagtttatgatgccatcaatggcggcttatgacggagctggtaacccgagggagcacgtcatgaactacaagaccttcatggagttgcaaactctgtcagatgccttaataTGTAAAGTGTTTCCAACGacactctcgggaccagcgcgggcgtggttcaacagcctggaggctgGAAGTATCAAAAGTTTCGGAGACTTAGCCACTCGCTTCATGAGTCgattcatagccggggtgccagcagagaggaagacgagctacttgGAAACAGTAAGACAGAGAGGGGGcgaatcactcagagagtatgtcgctcgtttcaatacggaggccctgcagattcccgaactcgatgaaggaagggcggtagaggccatgcaaaagggaacgacctctgccgagttcttcggttccttaagcaggaagcctccgacctccctggccgagttgatgaagagagcagagaagtatataaggcaggatgacgccttagtaacaagccgatttgccaaagggatgataggaaaagaaaaagccccagaagaaaggaggccggagaaacatgaaaagaaacacGGCAGGAGGCCCGAGCCgtataagcaggcctgggagcgGAGGGATCGAAGGCCTCCCCCTCCACGGGCCCATGAGCCAAGGTTGCCTCCCCCTTGGGTCCCtgagaagccgaccccactaaatgcgtccagagccgaggtgctcatggctgtccaagataaggagttcctccagtggccccaACCTATGAAGTCGAAAGCAGACCAAcggaatcctgacaaatattgtcagtatcatcggacgcatggccacgataccaacaactgtttccagttgatagcagagatcgagaggttgataaagagggggcaTCTCAAGAATTTCGTGAAGAAATCAGGGGGACAAAGGCCTCAATCCAGTCCGGCGGTTCAGATGCCGAAGAGAGCAGGAACTGGACCAGTGaacgatgggtccagtgggaccataaacatgattgttggaggaacgggaggtcggatgggccgccgagggaagaagagaaatcgGGAAGGAGAGACCAGCAGTACCGAGGTCATGCAAATcgttgatgtaatacccggctagactccggtatcggaattcctaccgtccggtggaatctcgaatgtcggaagcctctagtagggtaaaaccatgtttttatgaaatgttttaatgtgttttatgttttaagcatgaaagaaaatgagtttttgcatgaaagtagcattggaggaaaactcaggttcggccgccgaacctcaagttcggccgccgaacatgcatgcgttgcgggtgtgctttaggcccccgaaagcataagtgagggaagtccaggtttggccgccgaacctcaagttcggccgccgaacatggcatgcatgcggaggcacattcggcccccgaacgtggtctggccagccactataaaagggtcccttagccgaaaacgggcgagctttttcccccattttcggccaaggtgagtctccgtcgcccctcacccatcgttgacgtctttcctctaaatctttcaagattttcacttgttttcactttgttttgaagatttgagcatttgagcaaagttttggagcttgaaggttcaagaacccaatctctcccaacttcgagtttaggtcgtctctctctcgatcttcaagaggtaagagccgatcttaagctcattgcatgttttaagtaagttttaagtagatctatgggatagaatgcatgtttaggttatggttatgtttttggagtttatgggtataaatgtatgttcatgaacaatgtgagtttcttgatgtgttgtagatggggtttatgatggtttgagacccctaggaacatgtatgcttgtgtttgtgtgttgtagaataggtttgatgcatgttggaaaggtttggaggcgaaatgtgcatagggagccaagtttctgccctttggcagaaaccaggttcggcagccgaaggactttcggccgccgaacatggctggggaggcagcctttcggctgccgaagcttgccgccgaagcttgcccccgaaaggagactttcgtctctgtctggcagtttcggccgccgaaggtgccgccgaacatgcatgagtttcgtctctgtctgagagtttcggccgccgaaggtgccgccgaaagtgccctgtccaggcctccttt
This window encodes:
- the LOC110601271 gene encoding 10 kDa chaperonin, mitochondrial, translating into MAKRLIPTLNRVLVEKIVPPSKTNAGILLPESSTKLNSGKVISVGPGLRSNEGKTIPPSVKEGDTVLLPEYGGTQVKLADKEFYLYRDEDILGTLHE